From the Gemmatimonadales bacterium genome, one window contains:
- the gcvH gene encoding glycine cleavage system protein GcvH → MSQIPDDLLYTVEHEYLARTGDPAVMRVGITDYAQGELGDVVFVNLPKPGERLEVHQAFGTIEAVKAVSELYSPVAGVVTEVNGALDSDPAVVNRDPYGAGWMVSLRVDDPAALGSLLTPGAYRTHIGE, encoded by the coding sequence GTGTCGCAGATACCGGATGATCTGTTGTACACTGTCGAGCACGAGTATCTCGCGCGCACCGGCGATCCCGCGGTCATGCGAGTCGGCATCACCGATTACGCACAGGGTGAGCTGGGTGACGTGGTCTTCGTGAACCTGCCCAAGCCCGGCGAGCGGCTCGAGGTCCACCAGGCGTTCGGCACCATCGAAGCCGTCAAGGCGGTCTCCGAGCTGTACAGCCCGGTGGCCGGTGTCGTGACCGAGGTGAACGGGGCACTGGACAGCGATCCGGCGGTGGTGAACCGCGATCCGTACGGCGCCGGATGGATGGTCAGTCTCCGGGTCGACGATCCGGCGGCGCTCGGGTCACTGCTCACCCCCGGCGCCTACCGGACTCACATCGGCGAATGA
- a CDS encoding thymidine kinase has product MNYGMHPGWIEVISGVMFAGKSEELIRRVRRAIIARRRVQVFKSHLDSRYAGLYTVSSHDGTELEASPVDSAAEIFRLVRPESEIIAIDEAQFLDPHILEVSRHLAGRGVRVILAGTDTDFRGEPFGSMGDLMAVAEIVDKLQAICVVCGDPACRNQRLLNGKPARYDSPTIMVGGRESYEARCRHCHKVPRRDEDQTALL; this is encoded by the coding sequence ATGAATTACGGGATGCACCCCGGTTGGATCGAGGTGATCAGCGGTGTCATGTTCGCTGGCAAGAGTGAGGAGCTGATCCGGCGAGTGCGGCGCGCCATCATCGCACGGCGCCGGGTGCAGGTGTTCAAGTCCCACCTCGACAGCCGCTACGCGGGGCTGTACACGGTGTCGAGCCACGACGGCACCGAGCTGGAGGCCAGCCCGGTGGACTCGGCCGCCGAGATCTTCCGGCTGGTGCGTCCCGAGAGCGAGATCATCGCCATCGACGAAGCCCAGTTTCTCGATCCCCACATCCTCGAGGTAAGCAGACACCTGGCCGGACGTGGCGTCCGGGTGATCCTGGCCGGCACCGACACCGACTTCCGGGGCGAGCCGTTCGGCTCGATGGGCGATCTCATGGCCGTCGCGGAAATCGTGGACAAGCTGCAGGCGATCTGCGTGGTCTGTGGCGATCCGGCCTGCCGCAACCAACGTCTGCTGAACGGCAAGCCTGCACGCTACGACTCGCCCACCATCATGGTGGGCGGCCGGGAAAGCTACGAGGCGCGCTGCCGGCACTGCCACAAGGTGCCGCGCAGAGACGAAGACCAGACGGCGCTCCTCTAG
- the gcvP gene encoding aminomethyl-transferring glycine dehydrogenase: MTTVRPSDPITPLIDVQHPGHFAYRHIGPRREDTAEMLERLGYGSLDDFIDAVVPPDIRLRRPLALPPGRSEREVLQALRGLAGMNRVFRSYIGMGYAGCFTPQVVQRNVLENPGWYTAYTPYQAEISQGRLEALLNFQTMVADLTGLEIANASLLDEATAAAEAMSLTLAVRPVKTRPVYLVDDACHPQTIAVVRTRAEVRGIRVVVAESETFAFEEGVIGALVQYPATDGAVRDFRSLCERAHAAGALVTAATDLLSLTMLMPPGEWGADIAVGNSQRFGVPMGYGGPHAAFFATRDAFKRFLPGRIIGVSRDRDGRPALRMALQTREQHIRRDKATSNVCTSQVLLAVMASMYAVYHGPAGLRRIAERVHARTVVLANALRRLRYRIVHDSFFDTLCVEVPEWALPRLLDAARTRQINLRPLPPTRLCIALDETVTLGDLADLIAVFSLNEALPFMLEDIGVQQDHSIPPALERSTAYLTHPVFHLHHSETEMLRYIKRLEARDLSLTSAMIPLGSCTMKLNATTEMMPVSWREFNRLHPFAPRDQAAGYELLFGQLQHQLAEITGFSAVSLQPNAGSQGEYAGLLVIRAYHRARGEAHRITCLIPQSAHGTNPASAVMAGMQVVPVASDARGNIDLDDLRAKAAQHQETLAALMVTYPSTHGVFESSIREICRIVHEHGGQVYMDGANLNAQVGLCRPGDIGADVCHLNLHKTFCIPHGGGGPGMGPIGVAKHLAPYLPDHPIVELGHAASCGTVSAAPWGSAAILPISWAYIALMGFDGLAEASKIAILSANYIARRLSDHYAVLYTGPHGLVAHECIIDTRPFKATAGVDVEDIAKRIIDYGFHPPTVSFPVPGTLMIEPTESESKEELDRFCDALIAIREEIREIEDGRAEREQNLLSNAPHTLEQVISDGWNRPYPRERAAYPSRAVREHKIWPTVGRIDSAYGDRNLACTCPPVEAYG; this comes from the coding sequence ATGACGACCGTCCGCCCCTCCGATCCGATCACGCCACTCATCGACGTCCAGCATCCCGGGCATTTCGCCTACCGCCACATCGGCCCACGGCGGGAGGACACGGCGGAGATGCTGGAGCGGCTGGGCTACGGCTCGCTCGACGACTTCATCGATGCCGTGGTGCCCCCGGACATCCGGCTCCGGCGGCCGCTGGCCCTGCCGCCCGGACGGAGCGAGCGCGAGGTGCTGCAGGCACTCCGGGGCCTGGCGGGAATGAACCGGGTGTTCCGGTCCTACATCGGCATGGGGTACGCCGGCTGCTTCACACCCCAGGTGGTCCAGCGCAACGTGCTGGAGAACCCGGGCTGGTACACCGCGTACACCCCGTACCAGGCCGAGATCTCCCAGGGGCGGCTGGAGGCGCTGCTCAACTTCCAGACCATGGTGGCCGACCTCACCGGGCTGGAGATCGCCAACGCGTCCCTGCTGGACGAGGCCACAGCCGCCGCGGAGGCGATGAGCCTCACGCTGGCGGTGCGGCCGGTCAAGACCAGGCCGGTCTATCTGGTGGACGATGCCTGCCATCCGCAGACCATCGCCGTGGTGCGGACGCGGGCGGAGGTCCGTGGCATCCGGGTGGTCGTGGCCGAGAGCGAGACGTTCGCGTTCGAGGAGGGCGTGATCGGCGCGTTGGTGCAGTATCCGGCCACCGACGGCGCGGTGAGGGATTTCCGGAGCCTCTGCGAGCGCGCGCACGCGGCGGGCGCGCTGGTCACGGCTGCGACCGACCTGCTGAGCCTCACGATGCTGATGCCGCCCGGCGAGTGGGGGGCCGACATCGCCGTGGGAAACAGCCAGCGGTTCGGGGTTCCCATGGGCTACGGCGGGCCGCACGCCGCGTTCTTCGCCACCCGCGACGCCTTCAAGCGCTTCCTCCCGGGACGGATCATCGGCGTATCCCGCGACCGCGACGGGCGCCCGGCCCTCCGGATGGCGCTGCAGACCCGGGAGCAGCACATCCGGCGCGACAAGGCGACGAGCAACGTGTGCACCTCGCAGGTACTCCTGGCGGTGATGGCGAGCATGTACGCGGTCTACCATGGCCCGGCTGGTCTTCGCCGGATCGCGGAGCGGGTGCACGCCCGCACGGTGGTGCTGGCGAACGCGCTCCGGCGGCTCCGCTACCGGATCGTGCACGACTCCTTCTTCGATACTCTCTGCGTCGAGGTGCCGGAGTGGGCGCTGCCCCGGCTGCTGGACGCGGCGCGCACCCGGCAGATCAACCTGCGGCCACTCCCGCCCACCCGGCTCTGCATCGCCCTGGACGAGACGGTGACGCTGGGCGATCTGGCCGATCTCATCGCGGTATTCTCCCTGAACGAGGCGCTGCCGTTCATGCTGGAGGACATCGGAGTGCAGCAGGACCACTCGATTCCGCCGGCGCTGGAGCGCAGCACGGCCTATCTCACGCATCCGGTCTTCCACCTGCACCACTCCGAGACCGAGATGCTGCGCTACATCAAGCGGCTGGAGGCGCGCGACCTCTCGCTCACCTCGGCGATGATCCCGCTCGGGTCCTGCACTATGAAGCTCAACGCCACGACCGAGATGATGCCGGTGAGCTGGCGCGAGTTCAATCGCCTGCACCCCTTCGCGCCGCGGGACCAGGCCGCGGGATACGAGCTTCTGTTCGGCCAGTTGCAGCACCAGCTGGCCGAGATCACCGGCTTCTCCGCGGTCTCGCTGCAACCCAACGCGGGATCGCAGGGCGAGTACGCCGGGCTCCTGGTGATCCGCGCCTATCACCGGGCGCGTGGCGAGGCGCACCGGATCACCTGCCTGATCCCACAATCGGCGCACGGCACCAATCCGGCCAGCGCGGTCATGGCGGGCATGCAGGTGGTGCCGGTGGCGAGCGATGCCCGCGGCAACATCGATCTGGACGACCTCAGGGCGAAGGCGGCACAACACCAGGAGACCCTCGCCGCCCTCATGGTGACCTACCCCTCGACCCACGGGGTCTTCGAGTCGTCGATCCGGGAGATCTGCCGGATCGTGCATGAGCACGGGGGCCAGGTGTACATGGACGGGGCCAACCTGAACGCCCAGGTCGGGCTCTGCCGCCCGGGGGACATCGGCGCCGATGTGTGCCATCTCAACCTGCACAAGACGTTCTGCATTCCCCATGGGGGAGGCGGACCGGGGATGGGACCGATCGGCGTGGCCAAGCACCTCGCGCCGTACCTGCCGGATCATCCGATCGTCGAGCTGGGCCACGCGGCTTCGTGCGGCACCGTGTCGGCCGCGCCGTGGGGGAGCGCCGCGATCCTGCCCATCTCCTGGGCGTATATCGCCCTCATGGGCTTCGACGGACTCGCGGAGGCGAGTAAAATCGCCATTCTCAGCGCGAACTACATCGCGCGCCGGCTGAGCGACCACTACGCCGTGCTTTACACCGGTCCCCATGGACTGGTGGCGCACGAGTGCATCATCGACACCCGGCCGTTCAAGGCCACGGCCGGGGTCGATGTGGAGGACATCGCCAAGCGGATCATCGACTACGGCTTCCATCCGCCGACGGTCTCGTTTCCGGTGCCCGGCACCCTGATGATCGAGCCGACCGAGAGCGAGTCCAAGGAGGAGCTCGACCGGTTCTGCGACGCGCTCATCGCCATCCGCGAGGAGATTCGCGAGATCGAGGACGGACGCGCCGAGCGGGAGCAGAATCTCCTCAGCAACGCGCCGCACACACTGGAGCAGGTGATCTCCGACGGGTGGAACCGGCCCTACCCGCGGGAGCGGGCCGCGTATCCCTCGCGCGCGGTGCGGGAGCACAAGATCTGGCCCACCGTCGGCCGGATCGACAGCGCCTACGGCGACCGCAACCTCGCCTGCACCTGCCCGCCGGTGGAGGCGTATGGCTGA
- a CDS encoding pyridoxal phosphate-dependent aminotransferase — MPDPLSQNVQHLKASETVAISNEAKRRKAAGEDVRDLGVGEPDFDTPAPAAQAGIQAIQKGLTRYPPNVGIAELRKGIAGQLSRMSGGRAVDPDQIMVSSGSKQSIFNACFALFGPKERVLIPAPAWVSYPQIVHLCRAEPVLVPGDVEWGLKVSARDLDRASNKLTRGLILCSPCNPTGAVYTLAELRSIAEWAKANDVWIISDEIYRRINYGPGPAASLLDLPDDLLERTVIIYGASKAYAMTGWRIGAALAPPHLTKAMAAFQSHTTTGANHPAQWAAAAAFTDERVDGEVTRMVAAFRRRRDYLVERFRREAPGVEFVEPHGAFYFFFRVDGIREKDPVSGTTFCEQLMKQEGVALVPGGAFSDDRWVRLSYAVSDTELEQALDRIIGLIQRLASARAA, encoded by the coding sequence ATGCCTGACCCGCTGTCGCAGAACGTCCAGCATCTCAAGGCGTCCGAGACGGTCGCCATCAGCAATGAAGCCAAGCGCCGGAAGGCCGCCGGCGAGGACGTGCGCGACCTCGGCGTGGGCGAGCCCGACTTCGACACCCCGGCTCCGGCGGCGCAGGCCGGTATCCAGGCGATCCAGAAGGGGCTCACCCGCTATCCGCCGAACGTCGGAATCGCCGAGCTCAGGAAAGGGATCGCGGGCCAGCTGAGCCGGATGTCGGGCGGCCGCGCGGTGGACCCCGACCAGATCATGGTGAGCTCCGGCTCCAAGCAGTCGATCTTCAACGCCTGCTTCGCCCTGTTCGGACCCAAGGAGCGGGTCCTGATCCCGGCGCCTGCCTGGGTCTCCTATCCTCAGATTGTGCACCTCTGCCGGGCTGAGCCGGTGCTGGTGCCCGGAGACGTCGAGTGGGGGCTCAAGGTCAGCGCGCGGGATCTCGACCGGGCCTCGAACAAGCTGACCCGCGGGCTCATCCTGTGCTCCCCGTGCAATCCGACCGGCGCGGTCTACACGCTGGCGGAGCTGCGCTCCATCGCCGAATGGGCCAAGGCCAACGACGTCTGGATCATCTCCGACGAGATCTACCGGCGGATCAACTACGGTCCCGGGCCCGCGGCGTCGCTGCTGGATTTGCCGGACGATCTGCTCGAGCGCACCGTGATCATCTACGGCGCCAGCAAGGCGTACGCAATGACCGGCTGGCGCATCGGGGCCGCGCTCGCGCCCCCGCATCTCACCAAGGCGATGGCGGCGTTCCAGTCTCACACCACCACCGGTGCCAACCATCCTGCGCAGTGGGCCGCCGCCGCCGCCTTTACCGACGAGCGGGTCGATGGCGAGGTCACCCGGATGGTGGCCGCCTTCCGCCGCCGGCGCGACTATCTGGTCGAGCGCTTCCGGCGGGAGGCACCCGGTGTGGAGTTCGTCGAGCCCCATGGGGCGTTCTACTTCTTCTTCCGGGTCGACGGCATCCGGGAGAAGGATCCGGTCAGCGGCACGACGTTCTGCGAGCAATTGATGAAACAGGAAGGGGTTGCCCTGGTGCCCGGCGGGGCGTTCTCGGACGACCGCTGGGTCCGCCTCAGCTACGCCGTGTCCGACACCGAGCTGGAGCAGGCACTGGACCGGATCATCGGGCTCATCCAGCGCCTGGCGTCCGCCCGTGCCGCCTAA
- a CDS encoding DbpA RNA binding domain-containing protein, whose product MAGLEELHLTTPIAAALERLGWAAADPTVREAAPTAARGHNLVGLTPPAPAYAAPALAGLLSRLGSGQSGLVLCSAVQLEDWGALVHSLAAETGIRVQVAHGTARAMRRVRAGTVDLLVTTPETALALHTRSALRLEALGSVLLAWPETWEEPESLAPLMADLSKESQRIVLSGAPDRVADLVERYARRALTLGASAEVGGPAGPVRTVAVPWARRAAALGELVELLDPATVSVWTADRAQHEGIGRAVALAEPELRLTTGDAAPAELVIAFDPPTPTRLRQLLAAGQVVLLVPPGTESYVARIAAPQRPIRLSGLVEAVTSAASRKRAAIVRALESARPERALLTLAPLFERYDPSVVAAALFELWTGAADAAGAELPPPLPDIPATAKIYVGVGKKDGATVNDLVAVLTKELRVERGKIGRVELRDAYALVEIPAQEAERVATALNGVTIRRRRVTARVDRGGPARPPAKRPPARR is encoded by the coding sequence GTGGCCGGTTTGGAAGAGCTGCATCTCACGACGCCGATCGCGGCCGCGCTCGAGCGCCTGGGCTGGGCCGCCGCCGACCCGACGGTCCGCGAGGCGGCGCCCACCGCGGCGCGCGGGCACAATCTGGTGGGGTTGACGCCGCCGGCGCCGGCGTACGCCGCGCCGGCGCTGGCGGGCCTGCTGAGCCGCCTCGGGTCCGGGCAGTCCGGGCTGGTGCTCTGCTCAGCGGTCCAGTTGGAGGATTGGGGTGCGCTGGTACACTCGCTGGCGGCGGAGACCGGGATCCGGGTGCAGGTTGCCCACGGCACCGCGCGAGCCATGCGGCGAGTGCGGGCCGGCACGGTCGATCTCCTGGTCACCACCCCGGAGACTGCCCTGGCCCTCCACACCCGCTCGGCGCTCCGCCTGGAGGCGCTCGGGTCGGTCCTGCTGGCGTGGCCCGAGACGTGGGAGGAGCCGGAGAGTCTCGCGCCGCTCATGGCCGATCTGAGCAAGGAGTCGCAGCGGATCGTGCTCTCCGGCGCGCCGGACCGGGTGGCCGACCTGGTCGAGCGATACGCCCGGCGCGCGCTCACCTTGGGCGCCAGCGCCGAGGTCGGCGGGCCGGCCGGCCCGGTCAGGACGGTGGCGGTGCCCTGGGCCCGGCGGGCGGCCGCACTGGGGGAGCTGGTGGAGCTGCTCGATCCGGCCACCGTGTCGGTGTGGACCGCCGACCGGGCGCAGCACGAAGGGATCGGCCGCGCGGTGGCGCTGGCCGAGCCTGAGCTGCGCCTGACCACCGGAGACGCGGCCCCAGCGGAGCTGGTGATCGCCTTCGATCCGCCGACTCCCACGCGGCTCCGCCAGCTCCTCGCTGCCGGCCAGGTGGTGCTGCTGGTGCCGCCGGGCACCGAGAGCTATGTGGCGAGGATCGCCGCGCCGCAGCGCCCGATTCGCCTGTCCGGCCTGGTCGAGGCGGTGACCTCCGCCGCGAGCCGCAAGCGAGCCGCCATCGTGCGAGCGCTGGAGAGCGCCCGCCCGGAGCGCGCGCTCCTGACGCTGGCACCCCTGTTCGAGCGCTACGATCCATCAGTCGTGGCCGCGGCGCTGTTCGAGCTCTGGACCGGCGCGGCCGACGCGGCCGGCGCCGAGCTGCCGCCGCCGCTGCCCGATATCCCCGCCACGGCCAAGATCTACGTCGGGGTGGGCAAGAAGGATGGGGCCACGGTCAACGATCTGGTCGCGGTGCTGACCAAGGAGCTGCGGGTGGAGCGCGGCAAGATCGGGCGGGTCGAGCTGAGGGACGCCTACGCCCTGGTGGAGATCCCGGCGCAGGAGGCCGAGCGGGTGGCGACCGCGCTCAACGGCGTCACCATCCGCCGGCGCCGGGTCACTGCTCGGGTCGACCGCGGCGGACCGGCGCGCCCGCCTGCCAAGCGGCCGCCCGCCCGGCGCTAG
- the coaE gene encoding dephospho-CoA kinase (Dephospho-CoA kinase (CoaE) performs the final step in coenzyme A biosynthesis.) has protein sequence MLNVALTGNIAAGKSTVAELFRSWGAVLIEADRLVRDAQAPGTPVLRLIAARFGADLIGPAGELDRAALRQRVMGDPAARAELERLVHPEVARRRAALLAEARARGARIVVSDIPLLFESLDPAAFDAVVLVDAPEPVRRARLVARRGLSAADADRMLAAQLPSAEKRTRSAYVIDNDADPAALERRAREVWEALVARA, from the coding sequence ATGCTCAACGTCGCGCTCACGGGCAACATCGCGGCCGGCAAGTCCACGGTGGCCGAGCTTTTCCGCAGCTGGGGCGCGGTCCTGATCGAGGCCGACCGCCTGGTGCGGGACGCGCAGGCACCGGGCACCCCGGTGCTGCGGCTCATCGCGGCGCGGTTCGGGGCCGACCTCATCGGGCCGGCGGGCGAGCTCGACCGCGCGGCCCTCCGCCAGCGGGTGATGGGCGATCCCGCAGCCCGAGCCGAGCTCGAGCGGCTGGTCCATCCCGAGGTCGCGCGACGCCGGGCGGCGCTGCTGGCGGAGGCTCGCGCGCGGGGAGCCCGGATCGTGGTGAGCGACATTCCCCTGCTCTTCGAGTCACTGGACCCGGCGGCGTTCGACGCCGTGGTGCTGGTGGATGCACCGGAGCCGGTCCGGCGGGCTCGGCTGGTGGCCCGCCGCGGCCTCTCCGCGGCGGACGCCGACCGCATGCTCGCCGCCCAGCTGCCCAGCGCGGAGAAGCGCACGCGCAGCGCGTACGTCATCGATAACGATGCCGACCCGGCCGCGCTGGAGCGCCGGGCGAGGGAGGTGTGGGAGGCGTTGGTGGCCCGCGCTTGA